The following are from one region of the Canis lupus familiaris isolate Mischka breed German Shepherd chromosome 30, alternate assembly UU_Cfam_GSD_1.0, whole genome shotgun sequence genome:
- the LOC119866928 gene encoding cell division control protein 42 homolog has product MQTTECIVVGDGAIGKTCLLISYTTNKFPSEYVPTVFDNYAVTVMIGGEPHTLGLSDTAGQEDYDRLQLLSYPQTDVFRVCFSVFSPSSFENVKEKWVPEITHHCPKTPFLLVRTQIDLRDDPSTIEKPAKNKQKPITPETAEKLACDLKAVKYVECSALTEKGLKNVFDEGILAALEPPEPKKSRRCVLL; this is encoded by the coding sequence ATGCAGACAACTGAGTGCATTGTTGTGGGCGATGGTGCCATTGGTAAAACATGTCTCCTGATATCCTACACAACAAACAAATTTCCATCTGAGTATGTACCGACTGTTTTTGACAACTATGCAGTCACAGTTATGATTGGTGGAGAGCCACATACCCTTGGACTTTCTGATACTGCAGGGCAAGAGGATTATGACAGATTACAACTGCTGAGTTATCCACAAACAGATGTATTTCGAGTCTGTTTTTCAGTGTTCTCTCCATCCTCATTtgaaaatgtgaaggaaaagtGGGTGCCTGAGATAACTCACCACTGTCCAAAGACTCCTTTCTTGCTTGTTAGGACCCAAATTGATCTCCGAGATGACCCCTCTACTATTGAGAAACCTGCCAAGAACAAACAGAAGCCTATCACTCCAGAGACTGCTGAAAAGCTGGCCTGTGACCTGAAGGCGGTCAAGTATGTGGAGTGTTCTGCACTCACAGAGAAAGGCCTAAAGAATGTATTTGACGAAGGAATATTggctgccctggagcctccagaaccGAAGAAGAGCCGCAGGTgtgtgctgctatga